In one Halomarina ordinaria genomic region, the following are encoded:
- a CDS encoding transcription initiation factor IIB produces the protein METHIERVREGASSESSRRRSETTGERERDRVDERPDACPECGGRVTTDERRADRSCADCGLVLETERVDPGPEWRTFPEVDDDTRSRVGAPVTGRYHDRGLSTTIGWKDADAFGQTLSGRQRAKMNRLRTWDERFRSKDAHERNLKQALGEVDRMASALGLPRATREVAASLYRTALSNDLLPGRCIEGVASACLYAAARQTESPRGLDELATVSRVERLRIQRAYRYVVRELDLAVAPADPLTYLRRFHSALGFDDEVEHVARDLIEVATDHNVHSGKSPLSLAAGALYAAARLTNTETTQAEVSEASGVSTVTIRDRYREILAVQ, from the coding sequence ATGGAGACGCACATCGAGCGGGTACGGGAGGGAGCGAGTTCCGAGTCGTCGCGTCGTCGGTCGGAGACCACGGGGGAACGCGAGCGCGACCGGGTCGACGAGCGACCCGACGCCTGTCCCGAGTGCGGCGGGCGCGTGACGACCGACGAGCGTCGCGCCGACCGGTCGTGCGCGGACTGCGGACTGGTCCTCGAGACGGAACGCGTCGACCCGGGGCCGGAGTGGCGAACGTTCCCCGAGGTGGACGACGACACGAGGAGTCGCGTCGGCGCCCCGGTCACGGGCCGGTATCACGACCGCGGGCTGTCGACCACCATCGGCTGGAAGGACGCGGACGCCTTCGGGCAGACGCTCTCCGGCCGGCAGCGCGCGAAGATGAACCGCCTGCGCACCTGGGACGAGCGGTTCCGGTCGAAGGACGCGCACGAACGCAACCTGAAGCAGGCGCTCGGGGAGGTCGACCGCATGGCCAGCGCGCTCGGGTTGCCCCGCGCCACCCGGGAGGTGGCCGCGTCGCTCTACCGGACGGCGCTGTCGAACGACCTCCTCCCCGGTCGGTGCATCGAGGGGGTCGCCTCCGCCTGCCTCTACGCCGCGGCGCGTCAGACCGAGAGCCCCCGCGGTCTGGACGAACTGGCGACGGTCAGCCGCGTCGAGCGCCTCCGCATCCAGCGCGCCTACCGGTACGTGGTGCGCGAACTCGACCTCGCCGTCGCCCCCGCCGACCCGCTGACCTACCTCCGGCGCTTTCACTCGGCGCTCGGCTTCGACGACGAGGTGGAACACGTCGCCCGCGACCTCATCGAGGTGGCGACCGACCACAACGTCCACAGCGGGAAGAGCCCCCTCTCGCTCGCGGCCGGGGCGCTCTACGCCGCCGCTCGCCTCACGAACACGGAGACGACGCAGGCCGAGGTGAGCGAGGCGAGCGGCGTCAGCACCGTGACGATACGGGACCGCTACCGGGAGATACTGGCCGTTCAGTGA
- a CDS encoding class I adenylate-forming enzyme family protein — MNFANVVDLAARDVPGKPATGDAGRLLTYAALSRRTNAAANAFARLGVDPGDRVAVCLDNRLAFLTAHLGALKRGAVTVPVNTQFTDAEVRYVLDVSDVSVLVTDEAFASVADAVDATLTVDGSAGDDYRSALEAADDEATVHPRRSDELAEILYTSGTTGRPKGVRHTHGNVVANAMGIVTALGLTREDVGLTVCQCFHVTGLNVTTTPLLLARAENRVLPAFDPDRVFSTVETDGVTYAFFTPSMVIDLVEDGGAASYDLSSLSTVGVGGAPMPKGRFEEAEATLGCPVLEGYGMTETTPLAAFNRPDTPRKPGSVGPPAREVVALRIEDPETGDAVARGERGELLWRGDTVTPGYERRRNDAAAFVERDGERWLRSGDVGRLDEDGHLFVVDRLEDMFTTGCADVSPREIEEALYELDAVGGAAVIDTRDDLKGAVVTVVITRTDDDLTAERVRAVCDERLEDHEVPQRVEFVEEIPTTATGKVDRVTLREAYGNLRSR; from the coding sequence ATGAACTTCGCGAACGTCGTCGACCTCGCCGCGAGGGACGTCCCGGGGAAGCCGGCGACGGGTGACGCCGGACGGCTCCTGACGTACGCGGCGCTGTCACGGCGGACGAACGCGGCCGCGAACGCGTTCGCACGCCTCGGTGTCGACCCCGGCGACCGCGTCGCCGTCTGCCTCGACAACCGCCTGGCGTTCCTGACCGCGCACCTCGGGGCACTGAAGCGCGGCGCCGTCACCGTCCCGGTGAACACGCAGTTCACCGACGCGGAGGTGCGGTACGTCCTCGACGTCAGCGACGTCTCGGTGCTCGTCACGGACGAGGCGTTCGCGTCGGTGGCCGACGCCGTCGACGCGACGCTCACCGTCGACGGGAGCGCGGGGGACGACTACCGGAGCGCGCTGGAGGCGGCCGACGACGAGGCGACCGTCCACCCGCGGCGAAGCGACGAACTCGCGGAGATACTCTACACGAGCGGGACGACCGGCCGACCGAAGGGCGTCCGCCACACCCACGGCAACGTCGTCGCCAACGCGATGGGTATCGTCACCGCCCTCGGATTGACGCGCGAGGACGTCGGGCTGACGGTGTGTCAGTGTTTTCACGTGACCGGCCTCAACGTCACCACGACGCCGCTCCTCCTCGCGCGCGCGGAGAACCGCGTGCTCCCGGCGTTCGACCCCGACCGCGTGTTCTCGACCGTCGAGACCGACGGGGTCACGTACGCCTTCTTCACGCCGAGCATGGTCATCGACCTCGTGGAGGACGGCGGCGCGGCCAGCTACGACCTCTCGTCGCTGTCGACCGTCGGCGTCGGCGGCGCGCCGATGCCGAAGGGGCGGTTCGAGGAGGCGGAGGCGACGCTCGGTTGTCCGGTCCTCGAAGGATACGGGATGACGGAGACGACGCCGCTGGCCGCGTTCAACCGTCCGGACACCCCTCGGAAGCCGGGCAGCGTCGGTCCGCCCGCCCGCGAGGTCGTCGCCCTTCGCATTGAGGACCCCGAGACGGGCGACGCCGTCGCGCGGGGGGAGCGCGGGGAACTCCTCTGGCGCGGCGACACGGTGACGCCCGGGTACGAGCGGCGGCGCAACGACGCCGCGGCCTTCGTCGAACGCGACGGCGAACGGTGGCTCCGCTCGGGCGACGTCGGGCGACTGGACGAGGACGGCCACCTCTTCGTCGTCGACCGGCTCGAAGACATGTTCACGACCGGTTGTGCCGACGTCTCCCCCCGGGAGATAGAGGAGGCCCTCTACGAACTCGACGCCGTCGGCGGGGCGGCGGTCATCGACACGCGCGACGACCTCAAGGGGGCGGTCGTCACGGTCGTCATCACGCGGACCGACGACGACCTCACCGCCGAGCGGGTCCGGGCAGTCTGCGACGAGCGCCTCGAGGACCACGAGGTCCCACAGCGCGTCGAGTTCGTCGAGGAGATACCGACGACCGCGACCGGGAAGGTGGACCGCGTCACCCTCCGGGAGGCGTACGGTAACCTCCGGTCGCGCTGA
- a CDS encoding IclR family transcriptional regulator, whose product MDTDPDVPIESVKRSYAVVDAIRERERAGVTELANALDLPKSTVHNHLRTLDALGYLVRRDGRYRLSTRYLHLGRESRNGNDVFLYGREEVRCLAERSNRYCQLVVEESGRGTILLATGWHYEDLPPSARHVYPTHEHLHTNAPGKAILAHLPDDRVADIVARHGLPERTDRTITDESALDEARATVRERGYAVDRGEMIPGMAGVAAPIATDGRVHGAVAAYGSGAEMGPAIEGDLPTLVREAADGVRADLTFAALE is encoded by the coding sequence ATGGACACGGACCCCGACGTCCCCATCGAATCGGTGAAACGCTCCTACGCGGTGGTCGACGCGATACGGGAGCGAGAACGGGCGGGCGTCACCGAACTGGCGAACGCGCTCGACCTGCCGAAGAGCACCGTCCACAACCACCTGCGGACGCTCGACGCGCTCGGCTACCTCGTCCGCCGCGACGGACGATACCGACTCAGCACCCGGTACCTCCACCTCGGGCGGGAGTCGCGCAACGGGAACGACGTGTTCCTCTACGGCCGCGAGGAGGTGCGCTGCCTCGCCGAACGGTCGAACCGGTACTGTCAACTGGTCGTCGAGGAGAGCGGCCGGGGGACGATACTGCTCGCGACCGGGTGGCACTACGAGGACCTCCCGCCGTCGGCCCGGCACGTCTACCCGACCCACGAACACCTCCACACCAACGCCCCGGGGAAGGCCATCCTCGCGCACCTGCCGGACGACCGCGTCGCCGACATCGTCGCCCGGCACGGGCTACCCGAGCGCACCGACCGAACGATAACCGACGAATCAGCCCTCGACGAGGCGCGAGCGACGGTCCGCGAGCGAGGTTACGCGGTCGACAGGGGAGAGATGATACCGGGGATGGCGGGCGTCGCCGCCCCGATAGCGACCGACGGGCGGGTCCACGGTGCGGTCGCCGCCTACGGGTCGGGCGCCGAGATGGGCCCGGCCATCGAGGGGGACCTCCCGACCCTCGTCCGGGAGGCGGCCGACGGCGTGCGGGCGGACCTCACGTTCGCGGCGCTCGAGTGA
- a CDS encoding GMC family oxidoreductase N-terminal domain-containing protein, whose protein sequence is MRDPDVVVVGAGADGPAAAWKLAEDHGLDVLVLEGGPWHGNEQWPEPHADAGGTISTDPDDLDGKLLDEQFTHREADANDPTYGYLRVGPADHSRAPWFRNLHQNAFIWQVGAVGGTSLHYFANHPRGYPTAFNDQPHWPIDYEDLVPYYQLNEELTSTQQAPMTGKEEVFIEGATNAGYPLIETSNVTETGWRPQANAVEVPGRQTSTGDPLDADYDGSFSYDDGFRGDTLVGDHFQGSSTPVDAPVREKARKSSNVGYVPRALDTNEDPSKGNVALRPNAYVTDVETVEGSGRLEATGVTFRDSWSGRTQTVEADVVVLAGGCIETPRLWLNAGLPDDGWVGKGLTTHWFDWIVGVYDDETITEINPEGEHMDPYVGQNSAVRFDKPGVGGMEDIGMSPGLVSYADYLFSQAGYSFDTPVDPDEPWDTRGYVVGEELKRRMSDYRQTKALLVLTDDLPRQDNGVSLDTTFADEHGAVPKVRWEPHPDDDAKRDELSRIAARIHRAAGAEHVHRCDWPPLLLHMQSSMRMGEVLDASAEAKNVDRLFVADHSALANGVGGPNPTNSGQALALRTADRIADRYF, encoded by the coding sequence ATGCGGGACCCCGACGTCGTCGTCGTCGGCGCCGGCGCGGACGGTCCGGCCGCCGCGTGGAAACTCGCCGAGGACCACGGCCTCGACGTCCTCGTGCTGGAGGGTGGGCCGTGGCACGGTAACGAGCAGTGGCCCGAACCGCACGCCGACGCGGGCGGGACCATCAGCACCGACCCCGACGACCTCGACGGGAAACTGCTCGACGAGCAGTTCACCCACCGCGAGGCCGACGCGAACGACCCCACCTACGGCTACCTGCGCGTCGGGCCGGCCGACCACTCGCGGGCACCGTGGTTCCGCAACCTCCACCAGAACGCCTTCATCTGGCAGGTCGGCGCCGTCGGCGGCACCTCGCTGCACTACTTCGCCAACCACCCGCGGGGCTACCCCACGGCGTTCAACGACCAGCCCCACTGGCCCATCGACTACGAGGACCTCGTCCCGTACTACCAGCTGAACGAGGAGCTGACGAGCACTCAGCAGGCACCGATGACCGGCAAGGAGGAGGTGTTCATCGAGGGGGCGACGAACGCGGGTTACCCCCTCATCGAGACGTCGAACGTCACCGAGACGGGCTGGCGACCGCAGGCCAACGCCGTCGAGGTGCCCGGTCGGCAGACGTCGACCGGCGACCCGCTGGACGCCGACTACGACGGCTCGTTCAGCTACGACGACGGCTTCCGGGGCGACACGCTCGTCGGCGACCACTTCCAGGGGTCCTCGACGCCCGTCGACGCCCCGGTCCGCGAGAAGGCCCGCAAGTCGAGCAACGTGGGCTACGTCCCCCGGGCGCTCGACACCAACGAGGACCCCTCGAAGGGGAACGTCGCCCTCCGTCCGAACGCCTACGTCACGGACGTCGAGACGGTCGAGGGCTCCGGTCGTCTGGAGGCGACCGGCGTCACCTTCCGCGACAGCTGGTCCGGCCGGACCCAGACCGTCGAGGCGGACGTGGTCGTCCTCGCGGGGGGCTGCATCGAGACGCCGCGGCTCTGGCTCAACGCGGGCCTGCCGGACGACGGCTGGGTCGGGAAGGGGCTGACGACCCACTGGTTCGACTGGATCGTCGGCGTCTACGACGACGAGACCATTACGGAGATCAACCCGGAGGGGGAGCACATGGACCCGTACGTCGGGCAGAACTCCGCCGTCCGGTTCGACAAGCCCGGCGTCGGCGGGATGGAGGACATCGGGATGTCGCCCGGGTTGGTGTCGTACGCCGACTACCTGTTCAGCCAGGCCGGCTACAGCTTCGACACGCCGGTCGACCCGGACGAGCCGTGGGACACCCGCGGCTACGTCGTCGGCGAGGAACTCAAGCGACGGATGTCCGACTACCGCCAGACGAAAGCGCTGCTCGTCCTCACCGACGACCTGCCGCGACAGGACAACGGCGTCTCGCTCGACACCACGTTCGCCGACGAACACGGGGCGGTCCCGAAGGTGCGGTGGGAACCCCACCCGGACGACGACGCGAAGCGCGACGAACTCTCCCGCATCGCGGCCCGCATCCACCGTGCGGCCGGCGCCGAGCACGTCCACCGGTGCGACTGGCCGCCGCTCCTGTTGCACATGCAGTCGTCGATGCGGATGGGCGAGGTCCTCGACGCGAGCGCCGAGGCGAAGAACGTCGACCGACTGTTCGTCGCCGACCACTCCGCGCTGGCCAACGGCGTCGGGGGGCCGAACCCGACGAACAGCGGGCAGGCCCTCGCGCTGCGGACCGCGGACCGCATCGCCGACCGCTACTTCTAG
- a CDS encoding 2,3-butanediol dehydrogenase has translation MQAAVWYGRRDIRVEERAAGEVGPTDVRVEVDTCGICGSDLHEYAAGPIFIPEGEPHPVSGEAAPITMGHEFSGVVSEVGESVTDLAAGDPVAINPILCCGECRQCVEGNYHICDAIGFIGLSGGGGGFAESVVVDAQHAVPLGEDVPLEHGALVEPLSVGLHAVRRSGIRAGDSVAVFGCGPIGLSVVQCARAAGAGRIFVSEPRDARRERAADAGASDLVDPAATDAVDHVVAATGGGVDAAFEVAGIEPTFNAALESTRPSGTVTVVSIWEEGVTMHPNTVVLGERTLTGTLAYLGGPRASEEYGMVVDMLADGTLDPDPLVTDRIGLDDIVDDGFESLLDEESDQVKIFVKP, from the coding sequence ATGCAAGCAGCTGTCTGGTACGGACGGCGGGACATCCGCGTCGAGGAGCGAGCGGCGGGCGAGGTCGGGCCGACCGACGTGCGCGTCGAGGTCGACACCTGCGGCATCTGCGGGTCGGACCTCCACGAGTACGCGGCCGGCCCCATCTTCATCCCCGAGGGGGAGCCACACCCCGTCTCGGGGGAGGCGGCGCCCATCACGATGGGCCACGAGTTCAGCGGGGTGGTGAGCGAGGTGGGCGAGTCGGTGACCGACCTCGCGGCCGGCGACCCCGTCGCCATCAACCCCATCCTCTGCTGTGGGGAGTGTCGCCAGTGCGTCGAGGGGAACTACCACATCTGCGACGCCATCGGGTTCATCGGCCTCTCGGGCGGCGGGGGCGGGTTCGCCGAGAGCGTCGTCGTCGACGCCCAGCACGCCGTCCCGCTGGGGGAGGACGTCCCCCTCGAACACGGGGCGCTCGTCGAACCGCTGAGCGTCGGCCTCCACGCGGTTCGCCGGTCGGGCATCCGCGCCGGCGACAGCGTCGCCGTCTTCGGGTGCGGTCCCATCGGCCTGTCGGTCGTCCAGTGCGCGCGGGCGGCCGGGGCCGGGCGTATCTTCGTCTCCGAACCCCGGGACGCGAGGCGCGAGCGCGCGGCGGACGCCGGCGCGAGCGACCTCGTCGACCCGGCGGCCACGGACGCGGTCGACCACGTCGTCGCCGCGACCGGCGGCGGCGTCGACGCCGCCTTCGAGGTCGCCGGCATCGAACCCACGTTCAACGCCGCCCTCGAGAGCACCAGACCGAGCGGGACCGTGACGGTCGTCAGCATCTGGGAGGAGGGCGTGACCATGCACCCGAACACGGTCGTCCTCGGCGAGCGCACCCTCACCGGGACGCTCGCGTACCTCGGCGGGCCGCGGGCCAGCGAGGAGTACGGTATGGTCGTCGACATGCTCGCCGACGGTACCCTCGACCCCGACCCGCTCGTCACCGACCGCATCGGCCTCGACGACATCGTCGACGACGGTTTCGAGTCGCTGCTGGACGAGGAGAGCGACCAGGTGAAGATATTCGTCAAGCCCTGA
- a CDS encoding cytochrome c biogenesis CcdA family protein, translated as MQLAQPPVLVAAYAAGVLMFFAPCSVGLLPAYFSYYYANEGSPGEAETEPSALLTRPSVLTGVLLFLAGAVPLLYMAVAGLRITLPGYHVVVPLARQGTGSYLPSVGLVVVGLGVTLLGLGGRDVRSGLRVGGFVTVGVVAVYLVVGGAVLALGEWLQPYLTGLELLAGPILVALGVAYYRGVSFSRTVPLPERDGATVPAFVGFGVLYGVGSLACNLPVFLGVVLSSFSTRGTVGGLAVFAAFAAGMGTLMVGVSVVLRLGRGSVSPGRFGGTARRVGSVAFVVLGCYVTWFTAVSFGLV; from the coding sequence ATGCAACTCGCTCAACCGCCGGTCCTCGTCGCGGCGTACGCCGCGGGGGTGTTGATGTTCTTCGCGCCGTGTAGCGTCGGCCTCCTCCCGGCGTACTTCTCGTACTACTACGCCAACGAGGGGTCGCCGGGCGAGGCCGAGACGGAGCCGTCGGCGCTCCTGACGCGCCCGAGCGTCCTGACGGGCGTCCTGCTGTTCCTCGCGGGCGCGGTGCCGCTGCTCTACATGGCCGTCGCGGGGCTCCGTATCACCCTGCCGGGCTACCACGTCGTCGTCCCGCTGGCGCGTCAGGGGACGGGCAGCTACCTCCCCTCGGTCGGCCTCGTCGTCGTCGGCCTCGGGGTGACGCTCCTCGGCCTCGGCGGGCGGGACGTCCGCTCGGGGCTCCGCGTCGGCGGGTTCGTCACCGTCGGCGTGGTCGCCGTCTACCTCGTCGTCGGGGGGGCCGTGCTGGCGCTCGGCGAGTGGCTCCAGCCGTACCTGACGGGCCTCGAACTGCTCGCCGGCCCTATCCTGGTCGCGCTCGGGGTCGCCTACTACCGGGGCGTGTCGTTCTCGCGGACCGTGCCGCTCCCCGAGCGTGACGGGGCGACGGTCCCCGCGTTCGTCGGCTTCGGGGTGCTCTACGGCGTCGGGAGCCTCGCCTGTAACCTCCCCGTCTTCCTCGGCGTCGTCCTCTCGTCGTTCTCCACGCGCGGGACGGTGGGCGGCCTCGCCGTCTTCGCCGCCTTCGCCGCCGGTATGGGGACGCTCATGGTCGGCGTGAGCGTCGTCCTCCGCCTCGGCAGGGGGAGCGTCTCGCCGGGGCGGTTCGGCGGGACGGCGCGGCGCGTGGGGAGCGTCGCGTTCGTCGTCCTCGGCTGCTACGTGACGTGGTTTACGGCCGTCTCGTTCGGCCTCGTCTGA